In Zingiber officinale cultivar Zhangliang chromosome 1A, Zo_v1.1, whole genome shotgun sequence, a genomic segment contains:
- the LOC122020175 gene encoding zinc finger CCCH domain-containing protein 25-like, producing MNPLTLVKRTQKINLTEAALGISDGASWHAKYKDSAYIFIGGISFDLTEGDLLAVFAQYGEVVDVNLVRDKATGKSKGFAFLAYEDQRSTILAVDNLNGAKILGRIVRVDHVSNYKKKEEEEEDEEERQKKREARGVCRAFQRGECKWGDACKFSHDEQRCANTGWGAKDREPRWNHDKYDEPPKSRKNISQRTSDHNEYHHKAREGDDEDIHHRKSKRDNYSERWRLKGDHEEKRHRHERERSTRHRSREDEESQRRTRT from the exons atgaacCCATTGACGCTGGTGAAGCGTACTCAGAAGATTAATTTGACTGAGGCGGCGCTAGGTATTTCGGATGGGGCCTCTTGGCACGCTAAGTACAAGGACTCTGCCTACATCTTTATTGGTGGCATTTCCTTCGACCTCACGGAAGGCGACCTTCTTGCAGTCTTTGCACA GTATGGAGAGGTTGTTGATGTTAATCTTGTGAGAGACAAGGCTACTGGTAAGTCGAAAGGTTTTGCCTTCCTTGCATACGAAGATCAAAGGAGTACTATCCTGGCTGTAG ATAATTTAAATGGGGCTAAGATCCTTGGTCGAATTGTGAGAGTTGATCATGTTAGTAATTataagaaaaaggaagaagaagaagaagatgaggagGAGCGGCAAAAGAAGAGAGAGGCACGAGGTGTATGTCGTGCCTTTCAAAGAGGTGAATGCAAGTGGGGTGATGCATGCAAATTTTCTCATGATGAACAG AGATGTGCAAACACAGGCTGGGGAGCCAAGGACCGCGAGCCAAGATGGAATCATGACAAATATGATGAGCCTCCTAAGAGTCGAAAAAATATCTCACAACGGACGTCAGATCATAACGAGTATCATCACAAGGCAAGGGAGGGCGATGACGAGGACATACATCACAGGAAGTCAAAGAGGGACAACTACTCAGAGAGGTGGAGATTGAAAGGAGATCATGAGGAGAAGCGTCATAGGCACGAGAGAGAACGCTCCACCCGCCACCGGAGTAGGGAAGATGAAGAATCTCAAAGGAGAACTCGCACATAG